In one Cellulomonas sp. JZ18 genomic region, the following are encoded:
- a CDS encoding exonuclease SbcCD subunit D — protein sequence MRLLHTSDWHLGRTLHGVDLLDHQAAYLDHLVEVVRTEAVDAVVVAGDVYDRAIPPVEAVTLLSDALARLAEHATVVVTSGNHDSATRLGFGAALMRERVRLRTHVARLAEPVVLPADGGDVLVYGLPYLDPDAARVALGEDGPDGARVPLARSHQAVTAAAMARVRADAATRSGGARPRTVVAAHAFVVGGEASESERDIRVGGVDHVTADVFAGADYVALGHLHGPQAVPGPDGTVLRYSGSPLAYSFSELRHRKSSVLVDLGGDAPVTELVPAPVPRRLAEVTGTLEELLGAAGEPHTDAWVRVTVTDAARPPELFRRVRERFPHALVVHHRPESTGRPTARAALVTSAADPVDVAADFVTHVTGAPPSEAEVHVLRRAYEQVLAGERSA from the coding sequence ATGCGGCTGCTGCACACCTCCGACTGGCACCTGGGCCGCACCCTGCACGGGGTGGACCTGCTGGACCACCAGGCGGCGTACCTGGACCACCTGGTGGAGGTCGTGCGCACCGAGGCGGTCGACGCCGTCGTCGTGGCCGGCGACGTGTACGACCGGGCCATCCCGCCGGTCGAGGCCGTGACCCTGCTGTCGGACGCGCTCGCGCGGCTCGCCGAGCACGCGACGGTCGTGGTCACCTCGGGCAACCACGACTCCGCCACCCGGCTGGGGTTCGGCGCCGCGCTCATGCGCGAGCGCGTACGGCTGCGCACGCACGTCGCGCGGCTCGCGGAGCCGGTCGTGCTGCCGGCCGACGGCGGCGACGTGCTCGTGTACGGGCTGCCCTACCTCGACCCGGACGCCGCGCGGGTCGCGCTCGGCGAGGACGGTCCGGACGGCGCGCGGGTGCCGCTCGCACGCTCCCACCAGGCGGTGACGGCGGCCGCCATGGCACGGGTGCGGGCGGACGCGGCGACCCGGAGCGGGGGCGCGCGGCCCCGGACCGTGGTGGCGGCGCACGCGTTCGTCGTGGGCGGCGAGGCGAGCGAGTCCGAGCGGGACATCCGGGTGGGCGGCGTGGACCACGTGACGGCCGACGTCTTCGCGGGCGCCGACTACGTGGCGCTGGGGCACCTGCACGGGCCGCAGGCCGTGCCCGGGCCGGACGGGACCGTGCTGCGGTACTCGGGCTCGCCGCTCGCGTACTCGTTCTCCGAGCTGCGCCACCGCAAGTCCTCCGTCCTCGTGGACCTGGGCGGGGACGCCCCCGTCACCGAGCTCGTGCCGGCACCCGTGCCGCGGCGCCTCGCCGAGGTCACGGGGACGCTCGAGGAGCTGCTGGGCGCCGCGGGCGAGCCGCACACGGACGCGTGGGTGCGGGTGACGGTCACGGACGCCGCCCGGCCGCCCGAGCTGTTCCGGCGGGTGCGCGAGCGGTTCCCGCACGCGCTCGTCGTGCACCACCGGCCCGAGAGCACCGGCCGGCCGACCGCGCGCGCGGCGCTGGTGACGTCGGCGGCCGACCCGGTCGACGTGGCGGCGGACTTCGTGACGCACGTGACCGGCGCCCCGCCCAGCGAGGCGGAGGTGCACGTGCTGCGGCGCGCGTACGAGCAGGTCCTCGCCGGCGAGCGGAGCGCCTGA
- a CDS encoding STAS domain-containing protein, producing MTELRDAPEVGDVAPVHAIRVEAEDGRAVVRLVGEIDAALRAEASASMGMALMSGLPVVVDATQATFVDSSGVAFVLQLHLAASEAGIPVTLRDPHRVLREVLDMVGLSVVIPDDEG from the coding sequence ATGACGGAGCTGAGGGACGCGCCCGAGGTGGGCGACGTCGCACCCGTCCACGCGATCCGCGTCGAGGCGGAGGACGGCCGGGCCGTCGTGCGCCTGGTCGGCGAGATCGACGCCGCGCTGCGGGCCGAGGCGAGCGCCTCGATGGGGATGGCGCTCATGAGCGGCCTCCCGGTCGTCGTGGACGCCACGCAGGCGACCTTCGTGGACTCGTCCGGCGTCGCCTTCGTGCTGCAGCTGCACCTGGCCGCGTCCGAGGCCGGCATCCCGGTGACGCTGCGCGACCCGCACCGCGTGCTGCGCGAGGTGCTCGACATGGTCGGGCTGTCGGTCGTCATCCCGGACGACGAGGGCTGA
- a CDS encoding aminoacyl-tRNA deacylase yields the protein MSEQAVPDQELRTEGERRAAQAVAAAGIPYERTRHGRVSSLAEAAAARGIAPQDLLKTLVVRRGEDDHVLVLVPGGRTIAWPRLRALLGVNRVSMPDAAAALAATGYERGTITPFGTTRPWPVVADERVRGHRVSVGGGGHGVGFTLDGDDLVRVLGATVADVTDPEG from the coding sequence GTGAGCGAGCAGGCCGTACCGGACCAGGAGCTGCGCACCGAGGGCGAGCGCCGTGCGGCGCAGGCCGTGGCCGCGGCGGGCATCCCCTACGAGCGCACCCGGCACGGGCGGGTCTCGTCGCTCGCCGAGGCGGCCGCCGCCCGCGGGATCGCGCCGCAGGACCTGCTGAAGACGCTCGTCGTGCGCCGCGGCGAGGACGACCACGTGCTCGTCCTGGTGCCGGGCGGGCGGACCATCGCGTGGCCGCGGCTGCGCGCGCTGCTCGGCGTGAACCGCGTGTCCATGCCCGACGCGGCCGCGGCGCTCGCGGCGACGGGGTACGAGCGCGGCACCATCACGCCGTTCGGCACGACCCGGCCGTGGCCGGTCGTCGCGGACGAGCGCGTCCGGGGGCACCGCGTGTCCGTCGGCGGCGGCGGGCACGGGGTGGGGTTCACGCTCGACGGCGACGACCTCGTGCGCGTCCTGGGGGCGACGGTCGCGGACGTGACCGACCCCGAGGGATGA
- a CDS encoding ABC-F family ATP-binding cassette domain-containing protein yields the protein MTPVLRARSLVRSYDGRTVLDGVGLDVDPGHRLGVVGENGVGKSTLLRLLAGLEDPDSGGVVRPPDLGFLGQEPLLDLTATVDDVVAAALAGVRAVADALERAAADLAADGPQDGRADDRAQDRAQDRAHDRAEAYAAALTRAELAGVWDADRRADLALAGLGLGGVDRGRPVGTLSGGQRSRLALAALLVRQPAAVLLDEPTNHLDDDAAEYLADALRRLPGAVVLTSHDRVFLDEVCTGVLDLDPGLTGPVLHGGTFTDYLRARRVARERWEQRYREEQDELRALRVAVRTTARRVGHDRPMGNEAKLPFDAKGQRVEQQVSRRVRDARRRLETLEAEQVRRPPAPLRFAMPAPRPARTPVVLQVRDARVPGRVHVPALDVGAGTSLLVTGPNGAGKSTLLHLLAGDLVPAGGSVRRADGVEVALLEQDVGLTDDARTPRALYAAVTADRPDAPPLVELGLVAPRDVDRPLRELSVGQRRRVVLALLVARTPHVLLLDEPTNHVSVALADELADALRTAPGAVVVATHDRWLRRTWHGSRLEVRDGVLVPG from the coding sequence ATGACCCCCGTGCTGCGCGCACGCTCCCTCGTCCGCTCCTACGACGGCCGCACCGTGCTCGACGGCGTCGGCCTCGACGTCGACCCCGGGCACCGGCTCGGCGTCGTCGGCGAGAACGGCGTCGGCAAGTCGACCCTGCTGCGCCTGCTCGCCGGCCTCGAGGACCCCGACTCGGGCGGCGTCGTCCGGCCGCCCGACCTCGGCTTCCTCGGCCAGGAGCCGCTGCTCGACCTCACCGCGACCGTCGACGACGTCGTCGCCGCCGCGCTCGCCGGGGTGCGGGCCGTCGCCGACGCGCTCGAGCGGGCCGCGGCGGACCTCGCCGCCGACGGGCCGCAGGACGGCCGCGCCGACGACCGTGCCCAGGACCGTGCCCAGGACCGCGCCCACGACCGCGCCGAGGCCTACGCCGCCGCGCTCACCCGTGCCGAGCTCGCGGGGGTGTGGGACGCGGACCGGCGCGCCGACCTCGCGCTGGCGGGCCTCGGCCTCGGCGGCGTGGACCGCGGGCGCCCGGTGGGCACGCTGTCCGGCGGGCAGCGGTCCCGGCTCGCGCTGGCCGCGCTGCTGGTCCGGCAGCCCGCCGCCGTCCTGCTGGACGAGCCGACGAACCACCTCGACGACGACGCGGCGGAGTACCTGGCCGACGCGCTGCGCCGGCTGCCCGGTGCCGTGGTGCTCACGAGCCACGACCGGGTCTTCCTCGACGAGGTCTGCACCGGCGTGCTCGACCTCGACCCCGGGCTCACCGGGCCGGTCCTGCACGGCGGGACGTTCACCGACTACCTGCGGGCCCGGCGCGTCGCCCGCGAGCGGTGGGAGCAGCGGTACCGCGAGGAGCAGGACGAGCTGCGGGCGCTGCGGGTCGCGGTGCGCACCACGGCCCGGCGCGTGGGCCACGACCGGCCCATGGGCAACGAGGCGAAGCTGCCGTTCGACGCGAAGGGGCAGCGCGTCGAGCAGCAGGTGTCCCGCCGCGTGCGCGACGCGCGCCGCCGGCTGGAGACGCTGGAGGCCGAGCAGGTCCGGCGCCCGCCGGCCCCGCTGCGGTTCGCGATGCCCGCCCCGCGCCCGGCCCGCACGCCGGTCGTGCTGCAGGTGCGCGACGCCCGCGTGCCCGGACGGGTGCACGTGCCCGCGCTCGACGTGGGCGCGGGCACGTCGCTGCTCGTCACGGGCCCGAACGGCGCCGGCAAGTCGACGCTGCTGCACCTGCTCGCGGGCGACCTGGTCCCGGCCGGCGGGAGCGTGCGGCGCGCGGACGGGGTGGAGGTCGCGCTGCTGGAGCAGGACGTCGGCCTCACGGACGACGCGCGGACCCCGCGGGCCCTGTACGCCGCGGTCACCGCCGACCGGCCGGACGCGCCGCCGCTCGTCGAGCTCGGCCTCGTCGCACCGCGGGACGTGGACCGCCCGCTGCGGGAGCTGTCCGTCGGCCAGCGCCGGCGGGTCGTGCTCGCGCTGCTCGTCGCCCGGACGCCGCACGTGCTGCTGCTCGACGAGCCGACGAACCACGTGTCGGTCGCCCTGGCCGACGAGCTCGCCGACGCCCTGCGCACGGCGCCCGGCGCCGTGGTCGTCGCGACGCACGACCGCTGGCTGCGCCGCACGTGGCACGGGTCGCGCCTGGAGGTGCGCGACGGCGTGCTCGTGCCCGGGTGA
- a CDS encoding serine hydrolase yields the protein MLVGVLVGVGALVVAVLGVVLVRRLLRGRVLRVLASVLVVVAVALVGTRAWAQVMLDDAAAARAIAWREADTGDVHRFASHPVAAGDDRLVLRDAPLPPGALDGVRARDGRTLDALLADTGTAAFVVLRGSDVLVEEYGPGSAATTLQTSFSVAKSVLATVLGIAVDRGDVGSLDDPVTAYVPELADRDPRFADVTLRHLVTMSSGLAYEEQGLPWSDDSVTYYSPDLRATALSARVAQEPGRTFLYNNYNPLLVGLVLERATGRPLAEYTSEVLWQPLGAGADASWSVDSVRHGFAKMESGFNATALDYARLGYLMAHEGAVDGRQVVSSTWVAQATAADTTTDPAARYQYFWWVDTERDGRFYGHGNHGQFVYVDPVTDVVVVRLGARYGVEPDAWVGVLREVADAVAAS from the coding sequence GTGCTGGTCGGCGTGCTCGTCGGTGTCGGCGCCCTGGTCGTCGCCGTGCTCGGCGTCGTCCTGGTGCGCCGGCTGCTGCGCGGACGTGTGCTGCGCGTGCTCGCGTCCGTGCTCGTCGTCGTCGCGGTGGCGCTCGTCGGCACCCGGGCCTGGGCCCAGGTGATGCTCGACGACGCGGCGGCGGCGCGGGCGATCGCGTGGCGGGAGGCGGACACGGGCGACGTGCACCGGTTCGCGTCCCACCCCGTCGCCGCGGGGGACGACCGCCTCGTCCTGCGGGACGCGCCCCTGCCGCCCGGCGCGCTGGACGGCGTGCGCGCCCGGGACGGCCGCACGCTGGACGCCCTGCTCGCGGACACCGGGACCGCGGCCTTCGTCGTGCTGCGCGGCTCGGACGTCCTGGTCGAGGAGTACGGCCCGGGGTCGGCCGCCACCACCCTGCAGACGTCGTTCTCCGTCGCCAAGTCGGTGCTCGCGACGGTGCTCGGCATCGCGGTCGACCGCGGCGACGTCGGGAGCCTCGACGACCCGGTGACCGCGTACGTGCCGGAGCTCGCCGACCGCGACCCGCGGTTCGCGGACGTGACCCTGCGCCACCTCGTGACCATGTCCTCCGGCCTGGCGTACGAGGAGCAGGGGCTGCCGTGGAGCGACGACAGCGTCACGTACTACTCCCCGGACCTGCGGGCGACCGCGCTGTCCGCCCGCGTCGCGCAGGAGCCGGGGCGGACGTTCCTCTACAACAACTACAACCCGCTGCTGGTCGGCCTGGTGCTCGAGCGCGCGACGGGCCGTCCGCTCGCGGAGTACACCTCCGAGGTCCTGTGGCAGCCGCTCGGTGCGGGCGCCGACGCCTCCTGGAGCGTCGACAGCGTGCGCCACGGCTTCGCCAAGATGGAGAGCGGGTTCAACGCGACCGCGCTCGACTACGCCCGGCTGGGGTACCTGATGGCGCACGAGGGCGCGGTGGACGGGCGGCAGGTCGTGTCCTCCACGTGGGTCGCGCAGGCGACGGCCGCGGACACGACCACCGACCCGGCCGCCCGCTACCAGTACTTCTGGTGGGTCGACACCGAGCGCGACGGCCGGTTCTACGGGCACGGCAACCACGGGCAGTTCGTGTACGTGGACCCCGTGACGGACGTGGTGGTGGTGCGCCTCGGGGCGCGGTACGGCGTCGAGCCCGACGCGTGGGTGGGGGTGCTGCGGGAGGTGGCGGACGCGGTCGCGGCGTCCTGA
- a CDS encoding DUF1361 domain-containing protein, which translates to MLTSLILGVLLMNVLAVGLVLGRAPLFGTRLYRPMLLNLVLAVAPLVVLVLAALLVLPMLALGVPRWIPVVLTVVLALVWLLLLPNAGYLVTELNLNHRRPGERVPEWYDVLLVLTLAMAGVLTTVLNVLSIELIYTLLRFGDRAAPLAGAEARTLVVVLMLLVALGIWLGRSVRLNSWDVLHPGSLVHKVTGALRAPGGARDAVGFTLVGGAFFVVMYVTVAGPVVQALVELERLRGR; encoded by the coding sequence GTGCTCACGAGCCTGATCCTCGGTGTCCTGCTCATGAACGTGCTCGCCGTGGGGCTCGTGCTCGGGCGCGCACCGCTGTTCGGGACCCGGCTGTACCGGCCGATGCTGCTCAACCTCGTGCTGGCCGTCGCCCCGCTCGTCGTCCTGGTGCTGGCGGCCCTGCTGGTGCTGCCGATGCTCGCGCTCGGCGTCCCGCGGTGGATCCCGGTCGTGCTCACGGTCGTGCTCGCCCTCGTGTGGCTGCTGCTCCTGCCCAACGCGGGCTACCTCGTGACCGAGCTCAACCTCAACCACCGCCGGCCGGGGGAGCGCGTCCCCGAGTGGTACGACGTGCTGCTGGTCCTCACCCTCGCCATGGCGGGCGTGCTCACCACCGTGCTCAACGTGCTGTCGATCGAGCTGATCTACACGCTCCTGCGGTTCGGCGACCGCGCGGCGCCCCTGGCCGGCGCCGAGGCGCGGACGCTGGTCGTCGTGCTCATGCTGCTCGTCGCGCTCGGCATCTGGCTCGGGCGGTCCGTGCGGCTGAACAGCTGGGACGTCCTGCACCCGGGGTCGCTCGTGCACAAGGTGACCGGCGCGCTGCGGGCACCGGGCGGGGCGCGCGACGCCGTCGGGTTCACGCTGGTCGGCGGCGCGTTCTTCGTGGTCATGTACGTCACCGTCGCCGGGCCGGTGGTACAGGCGCTCGTCGAGCTGGAGCGACTGCGGGGGCGGTGA
- a CDS encoding MerR family transcriptional regulator: protein MRIGEVAAATGVSARSLRHYERLGLIASRREPNGYRDYDEDTVVRVRQIRGLLDSGIPTRVIERMLPCLDGGPDIHPDEATPELLAGLEHERASLDARIATLTRSRDALSDYIARVSVVRGPR, encoded by the coding sequence GTGCGGATCGGGGAGGTCGCCGCGGCGACGGGGGTGTCGGCGCGGTCGCTGCGGCACTACGAGCGGCTCGGGCTCATCGCGTCCCGGCGCGAGCCGAACGGGTACCGCGACTACGACGAGGACACCGTCGTGCGCGTGCGGCAGATCCGGGGCCTGCTCGACAGCGGCATCCCGACACGCGTCATCGAGCGCATGCTCCCGTGCCTCGACGGCGGGCCGGACATCCACCCGGACGAGGCGACCCCCGAGCTGCTCGCCGGCCTCGAGCACGAGCGCGCGTCGCTCGACGCGCGCATCGCGACGCTCACGCGCAGCCGCGACGCGCTGAGCGACTACATCGCGCGGGTCTCGGTGGTGCGCGGGCCGCGCTGA
- a CDS encoding RidA family protein — protein MPVSLLNPDALVTVDLYRQVSVATGARTVSVAGQLAWDADGRIVGEGDLAAQVEQCYLNVAAALASVGATFADVARLRVYAVDLTPEVMPLFAEGVARASARLGQPVLAPLTGIGVAALAEPVALVEVEATAVLD, from the coding sequence GTGCCCGTGTCCCTGCTGAACCCCGACGCTCTCGTCACCGTCGACCTGTACCGCCAGGTGTCCGTCGCCACCGGCGCGCGCACCGTCTCCGTCGCCGGCCAGCTCGCCTGGGACGCCGACGGGCGGATCGTCGGCGAGGGCGACCTCGCGGCCCAGGTCGAGCAGTGCTACCTCAACGTCGCCGCCGCGCTCGCGTCGGTCGGTGCGACCTTCGCCGACGTCGCACGCCTGCGCGTCTACGCCGTCGACCTGACGCCGGAGGTGATGCCGCTCTTCGCCGAGGGGGTCGCGCGGGCGTCGGCCCGGCTCGGCCAGCCGGTCCTCGCGCCGCTGACCGGGATCGGTGTGGCCGCGCTCGCGGAGCCGGTGGCGCTCGTCGAGGTGGAGGCGACCGCGGTGCTCGACTGA